One genomic window of Cystobacter ferrugineus includes the following:
- a CDS encoding IclR family transcriptional regulator, with amino-acid sequence MTEKDEVEKEEGGRRGESIQVIARAAAILRALAGQSDGLSLGQIARRVELPRSTVQRIVGALAAEQLVTVGRTGEGVRLGPTLALLAAAAQTDLLSVAQPHLEALTRRVHETVNLSVFQGNQAVCVAISQSERELSVRSFLGSSFPLYCTAHGKALLAEMSDEDVTRLVGSRIEPLTVNTVRSLPQLLAQLREVRERGMAFDLGERTEGICAVGVTLRLATGPRYALSIPVPSLRFEAQLPMLREELLRCREDIEAAAGVALRPAASFVGKPE; translated from the coding sequence ATGACGGAGAAGGACGAGGTGGAGAAAGAGGAGGGGGGACGGCGGGGCGAGAGCATCCAGGTGATCGCCCGGGCGGCGGCCATCCTGCGGGCGCTCGCCGGCCAGTCGGACGGGCTGAGCCTGGGGCAGATCGCCAGGCGGGTGGAGCTGCCCCGGTCCACGGTGCAGCGCATCGTCGGCGCGCTGGCGGCGGAGCAACTGGTGACGGTGGGCCGGACGGGCGAGGGCGTGCGGCTGGGGCCGACCCTGGCGCTGCTGGCCGCCGCCGCGCAGACGGATCTGCTCTCCGTGGCGCAGCCGCACCTCGAGGCGCTCACGCGGCGCGTGCACGAGACGGTCAACCTGTCGGTCTTCCAGGGCAACCAGGCCGTCTGCGTGGCGATCAGTCAGTCGGAACGGGAGCTGAGCGTGCGCTCCTTCCTGGGCAGTTCCTTTCCGCTGTACTGCACCGCCCATGGCAAGGCGCTGCTCGCGGAGATGTCGGACGAGGACGTCACCCGGCTCGTCGGCTCGCGCATCGAGCCACTGACGGTCAACACGGTGCGCTCCCTGCCCCAGTTGCTGGCGCAACTGCGCGAGGTGCGCGAGCGGGGAATGGCCTTCGACCTCGGTGAGCGCACGGAGGGCATCTGTGCCGTCGGGGTCACGCTGCGGCTGGCGACCGGGCCCCGCTATGCCCTGTCGATCCCGGTGCCCTCCCTGCGCTTCGAGGCACAGCTCCCCATGCTGCGCGAGGAACTGCTGCGCTGCCGGGAGGACATCGAGGCCGCGGCGGGAGTGGCCCTGCGTCCCGCCGCGTCGTTCGTTGGAAAACCGGAGTAG